A portion of the Marinobacter alexandrii genome contains these proteins:
- the msrA gene encoding peptide-methionine (S)-S-oxide reductase MsrA translates to MKYIALIASFFFFSCQTQGNGGKEPKAEPQVINYQKLDTATFAGGCFWCVEASFEQIVGVAEAVSGYSGGDKKTADYRMVSSGRTGHAEAVQVYYDPSVISYETLLEIFFTAHDPTQVDRQGPDVGPQYRSEIFYHNEKQKRLSEAKIKELASDFSKPIATKLSKLDVFYIAEEYHQDYEEKHPNNGYIVNVSRPKIEKVAKKFKNILKSN, encoded by the coding sequence ATGAAGTATATAGCATTAATAGCAAGTTTCTTTTTCTTCAGTTGCCAAACACAGGGTAACGGAGGTAAAGAACCTAAGGCTGAGCCCCAAGTGATTAATTATCAAAAACTGGATACAGCCACCTTTGCCGGTGGATGCTTTTGGTGTGTGGAGGCGTCATTTGAACAAATCGTTGGGGTAGCTGAAGCAGTCTCAGGATATTCAGGAGGAGATAAGAAAACAGCAGATTATAGAATGGTAAGCTCTGGTAGGACAGGGCATGCAGAGGCTGTTCAGGTATACTATGATCCATCAGTTATTAGTTATGAAACACTTTTAGAAATCTTTTTCACAGCCCATGATCCAACGCAAGTTGATAGACAAGGGCCAGATGTAGGACCTCAATATCGATCAGAAATTTTCTATCACAACGAGAAACAAAAAAGACTTTCAGAAGCTAAAATAAAGGAATTGGCCTCCGATTTTTCTAAGCCTATAGCCACTAAGTTGAGTAAGTTAGATGTTTTCTATATAGCTGAAGAGTATCATCAGGACTATGAAGAAAAACATCCTAACAACGGTTATATAGTGAATGTCTCTCGACCTAAAATAGAGAAAGTAGCTAAGAAATTTAAAAACATACTGAAGTCAAACTAA